One part of the Nocardioides zeae genome encodes these proteins:
- a CDS encoding helix-turn-helix transcriptional regulator, whose translation MRITVEVHLDELAGDLAGGLAGALGADRNVRVRVVGDDGAELGDAGDALDLDQDGEGAVGAPAPVVVLPAPPVPIAGRCIAPTERLTAREVEVVGLVAHGLTNDEIGAAMYLAGSTVKFHLRQIAMKLRTRNRVEIAAWAWQSGVAARAADRLVPSAAVQAI comes from the coding sequence GTGCGGATCACGGTGGAGGTCCACCTCGACGAGCTGGCCGGCGACCTCGCCGGGGGGCTGGCCGGCGCCCTCGGCGCCGACCGGAACGTGCGGGTGCGGGTGGTCGGCGACGACGGTGCGGAGCTCGGGGACGCCGGGGACGCGCTCGACCTCGACCAGGACGGAGAGGGAGCCGTCGGCGCGCCGGCGCCGGTGGTGGTGCTCCCGGCGCCGCCCGTGCCGATCGCCGGGCGGTGCATCGCCCCGACCGAGCGCCTCACCGCGCGCGAGGTCGAGGTCGTCGGCCTCGTCGCCCACGGGCTGACGAACGACGAGATCGGGGCGGCGATGTACCTCGCCGGCTCGACCGTCAAGTTCCACCTGCGGCAGATCGCGATGAAGCTGCGCACGCGCAACCGCGTCGAGATCGCCGCCTGGGCCTGGCAGTCGGGGGTCGCCGCACGGGCGGCCGACCGGCTGGTCCCCTCCGCGGCGGTCCAGGCCATCTGA
- a CDS encoding LysR family transcriptional regulator codes for MEIDPRRLRFLVAVARSGGILAAAEQLGVSPSAVSQQVARLERETGQALIRRTVRGTVLTPAGATLAEAGEEVERTLNLAAVRLDAAGASLSGTVRVGAFESFLRTILVPALPRWRLQHPDLDVIVAEAERDVLMRRLRTGHLDVAVIETDTDETARLPASVVEHHLLDDPWRVVAPVGALESADLEGLRGSSVPWLGVADSEASARAIARVRRGLGLGGVVKHAYFGLQTALALVAAGEGVALAPALALQGLTPPGVVVLEIEGLGVRRIVARHHESRGPTPGPAVTVTSLVSQEAAAHGGADPLG; via the coding sequence GTGGAGATCGACCCGCGACGGCTGCGGTTCCTCGTGGCGGTCGCCCGCTCCGGAGGGATCCTCGCGGCGGCCGAGCAGCTCGGGGTGTCACCCTCCGCGGTGTCCCAGCAGGTGGCTCGGCTCGAGCGCGAGACCGGCCAGGCGCTCATCCGCCGCACGGTCCGCGGCACCGTCCTGACCCCGGCCGGCGCGACCCTCGCCGAGGCGGGCGAGGAGGTGGAGCGCACCCTCAACCTCGCCGCCGTGCGGCTCGACGCCGCCGGCGCGTCGCTGTCCGGCACCGTGCGGGTCGGGGCCTTCGAGAGCTTCCTCCGCACCATCCTCGTGCCGGCCCTGCCGCGCTGGCGCCTCCAGCACCCCGACCTCGACGTCATCGTCGCGGAGGCGGAGCGCGACGTGCTCATGCGGCGGCTGCGCACCGGGCACCTCGACGTCGCCGTCATCGAGACCGACACCGACGAGACGGCCCGGCTCCCGGCCAGCGTCGTGGAGCACCACCTGCTCGACGACCCCTGGCGGGTCGTCGCGCCGGTGGGGGCGTTGGAGTCCGCCGACCTCGAGGGTCTGCGCGGCTCCTCCGTGCCCTGGCTCGGGGTCGCGGACTCGGAGGCCAGCGCGCGGGCCATCGCGCGGGTACGCCGCGGGCTCGGCCTCGGCGGCGTCGTCAAGCACGCGTACTTCGGGCTGCAGACCGCCCTCGCCCTCGTCGCCGCCGGCGAGGGGGTCGCCCTCGCTCCGGCCCTGGCCCTGCAGGGCCTCACGCCGCCGGGCGTGGTGGTGCTCGAGATCGAGGGGCTGGGGGTGCGTCGCATCGTCGCGCGCCACCACGAGTCCCGCGGGCCGACGCCCGGTCCGGCCGTCACGGTCACCTCGCTGGTGAGCCAGGAGGCGGCGGCGCACGGCGGAGCCGACCCGCTGGGGTGA